A DNA window from Canis lupus dingo isolate Sandy chromosome 2, ASM325472v2, whole genome shotgun sequence contains the following coding sequences:
- the DNAJC18 gene encoding dnaJ homolog subfamily C member 18 isoform X1 → MAATLGSGERWTEAYIDAVRRNKYPEDRPESHDPCGCCNCMKVQKEKKSEHEWNQTRQGEGSATYTEEQLLGVQRIKKCRNYYEILGVSRNASDEELKKAYRKLALKFHPDKNCAPGATDAFKAIGNAFAVLSNPDKRLRYDEYGDEQVTFTAPRGRPYNYYRDFEADITPEELFNVFFGGHFPTGNIHMFSNVTDDTHYYRRQHGRERMQTRKEEEDKPQTTYSAFIQLLPVLVIVIISVITQLLAANPPYSLFYKSTLGYTISRETQNLQVPYFVDKNFEKAYRGASLRDLEKTIEKDYIDYVQTSCWKEKQQRWWPSRLYTTQMPLQNEQHLPSGSSNKCSQQESELTNLAGLYRDERLKQKAESLKLENCEKLSKLIGLRKGEASCHVSPTILRAIS, encoded by the exons CTTACATTGATGCAGTTAGAAGAAACAAATACCCAGAAGACAGACCTGAAAGTCATGACCCATGTGGCTGCTGTAACTGCATGAaagtacaaaaggaaaaaaaatctgagcatgAGTGGAATCAAACCCGGCAGGGTGAGGGGAGTGCCACTTACACTGAGGAACAGCTGCTTGGGGTACAAAG GATCAAGAAATGCCGAAATTACTATGAAATTCTGGGAGTTTCTCGAAATGCCAGTGATGAAGAGCTTAAGAAAGCTTATCGAAAACTTGCCCTGAAATTTCACCCTGACAAGAATTGTGCTCCTGGAGCAACTGATGCTTTCAAAG CGATAGGAAATGCCTTTGCAGTCCTGAGCAATCCTGACAAGCGACTCCGCTATGATGAATATGGAGACGAACAGGTGACTTTCACTGCCCCTCGAGGCAGACCTTATAATTATTACAGGGACTTTGAAGCTGATATCACTCCAGAAGAGTTAttcaatgtcttctttggaggacaTTTTCCTACAG GAAATATTCATATGTTTTCAAATGTGACAGATGATACCCACTATTACCGCCGGCAGCATGGACGTGAGAGGATGCAGACAcggaaggaagaagaagataaGCCTCAG actaCATATTCTGCATTTATTCAGTTACTTCCTGTTCTTGTGATTGTGATTATATCTGTCATTACTCAGCTGCTAGCTGCTAATCCCCCATATAGTCTATTCTATAAATC GACCTTGGGCTACACCATCTCTAGAGAAACACAGAACCTGCAGGTGCCTTATTTTGTGGATAAAAACTTTGAGAAGGCCTACAGAGGAGCATCTCTCCGTGACCTGGAGAAGACGATAGAGAAGGATTACATTGATTATGTCCAGACAAGTTGTTGGAAGGAGAAACAACAAA GATGGTGGCCGTCCAGACTTTACACGACCCAAATGCCACTTCAGAATGAGCAGCATCTGCCCTCCGGATCCAGCAACAAATGCAGCCAACAAG AGTCGGAGTTGACAAATTTGGCAGGATTGTACAGAGATGAACGATTGAAACAGAAGGCAGAGTCACTGAAACTTGAAAACTGTGAAAAACTCTCCAAACTTATTGGCCTGCGCAAAG gggaagccagctgccatgtaaGTCCAACCATCCTGAGAGCAATAAGCTAA
- the DNAJC18 gene encoding dnaJ homolog subfamily C member 18 isoform X3: protein MAATLGSGERWTEAYIDAVRRNKYPEDRPESHDPCGCCNCMKVQKEKKSEHEWNQTRQGEGSATYTEEQLLGVQRIKKCRNYYEILGVSRNASDEELKKAYRKLALKFHPDKNCAPGATDAFKAIGNAFAVLSNPDKRLRYDEYGDEQVTFTAPRGRPYNYYRDFEADITPEELFNVFFGGHFPTGNIHMFSNVTDDTHYYRRQHGRERMQTRKEEEDKPQTTYSAFIQLLPVLVIVIISVITQLLAANPPYSLFYKSTLGYTISRETQNLQVPYFVDKNFEKAYRGASLRDLEKTIEKDYIDYVQTSCWKEKQQKSELTNLAGLYRDERLKQKAESLKLENCEKLSKLIGLRKGEASCHVSPTILRAIS, encoded by the exons CTTACATTGATGCAGTTAGAAGAAACAAATACCCAGAAGACAGACCTGAAAGTCATGACCCATGTGGCTGCTGTAACTGCATGAaagtacaaaaggaaaaaaaatctgagcatgAGTGGAATCAAACCCGGCAGGGTGAGGGGAGTGCCACTTACACTGAGGAACAGCTGCTTGGGGTACAAAG GATCAAGAAATGCCGAAATTACTATGAAATTCTGGGAGTTTCTCGAAATGCCAGTGATGAAGAGCTTAAGAAAGCTTATCGAAAACTTGCCCTGAAATTTCACCCTGACAAGAATTGTGCTCCTGGAGCAACTGATGCTTTCAAAG CGATAGGAAATGCCTTTGCAGTCCTGAGCAATCCTGACAAGCGACTCCGCTATGATGAATATGGAGACGAACAGGTGACTTTCACTGCCCCTCGAGGCAGACCTTATAATTATTACAGGGACTTTGAAGCTGATATCACTCCAGAAGAGTTAttcaatgtcttctttggaggacaTTTTCCTACAG GAAATATTCATATGTTTTCAAATGTGACAGATGATACCCACTATTACCGCCGGCAGCATGGACGTGAGAGGATGCAGACAcggaaggaagaagaagataaGCCTCAG actaCATATTCTGCATTTATTCAGTTACTTCCTGTTCTTGTGATTGTGATTATATCTGTCATTACTCAGCTGCTAGCTGCTAATCCCCCATATAGTCTATTCTATAAATC GACCTTGGGCTACACCATCTCTAGAGAAACACAGAACCTGCAGGTGCCTTATTTTGTGGATAAAAACTTTGAGAAGGCCTACAGAGGAGCATCTCTCCGTGACCTGGAGAAGACGATAGAGAAGGATTACATTGATTATGTCCAGACAAGTTGTTGGAAGGAGAAACAACAAA AGTCGGAGTTGACAAATTTGGCAGGATTGTACAGAGATGAACGATTGAAACAGAAGGCAGAGTCACTGAAACTTGAAAACTGTGAAAAACTCTCCAAACTTATTGGCCTGCGCAAAG gggaagccagctgccatgtaaGTCCAACCATCCTGAGAGCAATAAGCTAA
- the DNAJC18 gene encoding dnaJ homolog subfamily C member 18 isoform X2, which translates to MAATLGSGERWTEAYIDAVRRNKYPEDRPESHDPCGCCNCMKVQKEKKSEHEWNQTRQGEGSATYTEEQLLGVQRIKKCRNYYEILGVSRNASDEELKKAYRKLALKFHPDKNCAPGATDAFKAIGNAFAVLSNPDKRLRYDEYGDEQVTFTAPRGRPYNYYRDFEADITPEELFNVFFGGHFPTGNIHMFSNVTDDTHYYRRQHGRERMQTRKEEEDKPQTTYSAFIQLLPVLVIVIISVITQLLAANPPYSLFYKSTLGYTISRETQNLQVPYFVDKNFEKAYRGASLRDLEKTIEKDYIDYVQTSCWKEKQQRWWPSRLYTTQMPLQNEQHLPSGSSNKCSQQESELTNLAGLYRDERLKQKAESLKLENCEKLSKLIGLRKEKGSHTRCSHFCE; encoded by the exons CTTACATTGATGCAGTTAGAAGAAACAAATACCCAGAAGACAGACCTGAAAGTCATGACCCATGTGGCTGCTGTAACTGCATGAaagtacaaaaggaaaaaaaatctgagcatgAGTGGAATCAAACCCGGCAGGGTGAGGGGAGTGCCACTTACACTGAGGAACAGCTGCTTGGGGTACAAAG GATCAAGAAATGCCGAAATTACTATGAAATTCTGGGAGTTTCTCGAAATGCCAGTGATGAAGAGCTTAAGAAAGCTTATCGAAAACTTGCCCTGAAATTTCACCCTGACAAGAATTGTGCTCCTGGAGCAACTGATGCTTTCAAAG CGATAGGAAATGCCTTTGCAGTCCTGAGCAATCCTGACAAGCGACTCCGCTATGATGAATATGGAGACGAACAGGTGACTTTCACTGCCCCTCGAGGCAGACCTTATAATTATTACAGGGACTTTGAAGCTGATATCACTCCAGAAGAGTTAttcaatgtcttctttggaggacaTTTTCCTACAG GAAATATTCATATGTTTTCAAATGTGACAGATGATACCCACTATTACCGCCGGCAGCATGGACGTGAGAGGATGCAGACAcggaaggaagaagaagataaGCCTCAG actaCATATTCTGCATTTATTCAGTTACTTCCTGTTCTTGTGATTGTGATTATATCTGTCATTACTCAGCTGCTAGCTGCTAATCCCCCATATAGTCTATTCTATAAATC GACCTTGGGCTACACCATCTCTAGAGAAACACAGAACCTGCAGGTGCCTTATTTTGTGGATAAAAACTTTGAGAAGGCCTACAGAGGAGCATCTCTCCGTGACCTGGAGAAGACGATAGAGAAGGATTACATTGATTATGTCCAGACAAGTTGTTGGAAGGAGAAACAACAAA GATGGTGGCCGTCCAGACTTTACACGACCCAAATGCCACTTCAGAATGAGCAGCATCTGCCCTCCGGATCCAGCAACAAATGCAGCCAACAAG AGTCGGAGTTGACAAATTTGGCAGGATTGTACAGAGATGAACGATTGAAACAGAAGGCAGAGTCACTGAAACTTGAAAACTGTGAAAAACTCTCCAAACTTATTGGCCTGCGCAAAG aaaaaGGAAGCCACACTCGATGCTCCCATTTCTGTGAATAG
- the DNAJC18 gene encoding dnaJ homolog subfamily C member 18 isoform X4: protein MAATLGSGERWTEAYIDAVRRNKYPEDRPESHDPCGCCNCMKVQKEKKSEHEWNQTRQGEGSATYTEEQLLGVQRIKKCRNYYEILGVSRNASDEELKKAYRKLALKFHPDKNCAPGATDAFKAIGNAFAVLSNPDKRLRYDEYGDEQVTFTAPRGRPYNYYRDFEADITPEELFNVFFGGHFPTGNIHMFSNVTDDTHYYRRQHGRERMQTRKEEEDKPQTTYSAFIQLLPVLVIVIISVITQLLAANPPYSLFYKSTLGYTISRETQNLQVPYFVDKNFEKAYRGASLRDLEKTIEKDYIDYVQTSCWKEKQQKSELTNLAGLYRDERLKQKAESLKLENCEKLSKLIGLRKEKGSHTRCSHFCE, encoded by the exons CTTACATTGATGCAGTTAGAAGAAACAAATACCCAGAAGACAGACCTGAAAGTCATGACCCATGTGGCTGCTGTAACTGCATGAaagtacaaaaggaaaaaaaatctgagcatgAGTGGAATCAAACCCGGCAGGGTGAGGGGAGTGCCACTTACACTGAGGAACAGCTGCTTGGGGTACAAAG GATCAAGAAATGCCGAAATTACTATGAAATTCTGGGAGTTTCTCGAAATGCCAGTGATGAAGAGCTTAAGAAAGCTTATCGAAAACTTGCCCTGAAATTTCACCCTGACAAGAATTGTGCTCCTGGAGCAACTGATGCTTTCAAAG CGATAGGAAATGCCTTTGCAGTCCTGAGCAATCCTGACAAGCGACTCCGCTATGATGAATATGGAGACGAACAGGTGACTTTCACTGCCCCTCGAGGCAGACCTTATAATTATTACAGGGACTTTGAAGCTGATATCACTCCAGAAGAGTTAttcaatgtcttctttggaggacaTTTTCCTACAG GAAATATTCATATGTTTTCAAATGTGACAGATGATACCCACTATTACCGCCGGCAGCATGGACGTGAGAGGATGCAGACAcggaaggaagaagaagataaGCCTCAG actaCATATTCTGCATTTATTCAGTTACTTCCTGTTCTTGTGATTGTGATTATATCTGTCATTACTCAGCTGCTAGCTGCTAATCCCCCATATAGTCTATTCTATAAATC GACCTTGGGCTACACCATCTCTAGAGAAACACAGAACCTGCAGGTGCCTTATTTTGTGGATAAAAACTTTGAGAAGGCCTACAGAGGAGCATCTCTCCGTGACCTGGAGAAGACGATAGAGAAGGATTACATTGATTATGTCCAGACAAGTTGTTGGAAGGAGAAACAACAAA AGTCGGAGTTGACAAATTTGGCAGGATTGTACAGAGATGAACGATTGAAACAGAAGGCAGAGTCACTGAAACTTGAAAACTGTGAAAAACTCTCCAAACTTATTGGCCTGCGCAAAG aaaaaGGAAGCCACACTCGATGCTCCCATTTCTGTGAATAG
- the DNAJC18 gene encoding dnaJ homolog subfamily C member 18 isoform X5, translating into MAATLGSGERWTEAYIDAVRRNKYPEDRPESHDPCGCCNCMKVQKEKKSEHEWNQTRQGEGSATYTEEQLLGVQRIKKCRNYYEILGVSRNASDEELKKAYRKLALKFHPDKNCAPGATDAFKAIGNAFAVLSNPDKRLRYDEYGDEQVTFTAPRGRPYNYYRDFEADITPEELFNVFFGGHFPTGNIHMFSNVTDDTHYYRRQHGRERMQTRKEEEDKPQTTYSAFIQLLPVLVIVIISVITQLLAANPPYSLFYKSTLGYTISRETQNLQVPYFVDKNFEKAYRGASLRDLEKTIEKDYIDYVQTSCWKEKQQKSELTNLAGLYRDERLKQKAESLKLENCEKLSKLIGLRKGG; encoded by the exons CTTACATTGATGCAGTTAGAAGAAACAAATACCCAGAAGACAGACCTGAAAGTCATGACCCATGTGGCTGCTGTAACTGCATGAaagtacaaaaggaaaaaaaatctgagcatgAGTGGAATCAAACCCGGCAGGGTGAGGGGAGTGCCACTTACACTGAGGAACAGCTGCTTGGGGTACAAAG GATCAAGAAATGCCGAAATTACTATGAAATTCTGGGAGTTTCTCGAAATGCCAGTGATGAAGAGCTTAAGAAAGCTTATCGAAAACTTGCCCTGAAATTTCACCCTGACAAGAATTGTGCTCCTGGAGCAACTGATGCTTTCAAAG CGATAGGAAATGCCTTTGCAGTCCTGAGCAATCCTGACAAGCGACTCCGCTATGATGAATATGGAGACGAACAGGTGACTTTCACTGCCCCTCGAGGCAGACCTTATAATTATTACAGGGACTTTGAAGCTGATATCACTCCAGAAGAGTTAttcaatgtcttctttggaggacaTTTTCCTACAG GAAATATTCATATGTTTTCAAATGTGACAGATGATACCCACTATTACCGCCGGCAGCATGGACGTGAGAGGATGCAGACAcggaaggaagaagaagataaGCCTCAG actaCATATTCTGCATTTATTCAGTTACTTCCTGTTCTTGTGATTGTGATTATATCTGTCATTACTCAGCTGCTAGCTGCTAATCCCCCATATAGTCTATTCTATAAATC GACCTTGGGCTACACCATCTCTAGAGAAACACAGAACCTGCAGGTGCCTTATTTTGTGGATAAAAACTTTGAGAAGGCCTACAGAGGAGCATCTCTCCGTGACCTGGAGAAGACGATAGAGAAGGATTACATTGATTATGTCCAGACAAGTTGTTGGAAGGAGAAACAACAAA AGTCGGAGTTGACAAATTTGGCAGGATTGTACAGAGATGAACGATTGAAACAGAAGGCAGAGTCACTGAAACTTGAAAACTGTGAAAAACTCTCCAAACTTATTGGCCTGCGCAAAGGTGGCTGA
- the DNAJC18 gene encoding dnaJ homolog subfamily C member 18 isoform X6 produces the protein MAATLGSGERWTEAYIDAVRRNKYPEDRPESHDPCGCCNCMKVQKEKKSEHEWNQTRQGEGSATYTEEQLLGVQRIKKCRNYYEILGVSRNASDEELKKAYRKLALKFHPDKNCAPGATDAFKAIGNAFAVLSNPDKRLRYDEYGDEQVTFTAPRGRPYNYYRDFEADITPEELFNVFFGGHFPTGNIHMFSNVTDDTHYYRRQHGRERMQTRKEEEDKPQTTYSAFIQLLPVLVIVIISVITQLLAANPPYSLFYKSTLGYTISRETQNLQVPYFVDKNFEKAYRGASLRDLEKTIEKDYIDYVQTSCWKEKQQSSKEGVISTHRLKVYFWH, from the exons CTTACATTGATGCAGTTAGAAGAAACAAATACCCAGAAGACAGACCTGAAAGTCATGACCCATGTGGCTGCTGTAACTGCATGAaagtacaaaaggaaaaaaaatctgagcatgAGTGGAATCAAACCCGGCAGGGTGAGGGGAGTGCCACTTACACTGAGGAACAGCTGCTTGGGGTACAAAG GATCAAGAAATGCCGAAATTACTATGAAATTCTGGGAGTTTCTCGAAATGCCAGTGATGAAGAGCTTAAGAAAGCTTATCGAAAACTTGCCCTGAAATTTCACCCTGACAAGAATTGTGCTCCTGGAGCAACTGATGCTTTCAAAG CGATAGGAAATGCCTTTGCAGTCCTGAGCAATCCTGACAAGCGACTCCGCTATGATGAATATGGAGACGAACAGGTGACTTTCACTGCCCCTCGAGGCAGACCTTATAATTATTACAGGGACTTTGAAGCTGATATCACTCCAGAAGAGTTAttcaatgtcttctttggaggacaTTTTCCTACAG GAAATATTCATATGTTTTCAAATGTGACAGATGATACCCACTATTACCGCCGGCAGCATGGACGTGAGAGGATGCAGACAcggaaggaagaagaagataaGCCTCAG actaCATATTCTGCATTTATTCAGTTACTTCCTGTTCTTGTGATTGTGATTATATCTGTCATTACTCAGCTGCTAGCTGCTAATCCCCCATATAGTCTATTCTATAAATC GACCTTGGGCTACACCATCTCTAGAGAAACACAGAACCTGCAGGTGCCTTATTTTGTGGATAAAAACTTTGAGAAGGCCTACAGAGGAGCATCTCTCCGTGACCTGGAGAAGACGATAGAGAAGGATTACATTGATTATGTCCAGACAAGTTGTTGGAAGGAGAAACAACAAA GTTCCAAAGAGGGGGTTATCAGCACACACCGCTTAAAAGTCTATTTCTGGCATTGA